A genomic region of Nymphaea colorata isolate Beijing-Zhang1983 chromosome 2, ASM883128v2, whole genome shotgun sequence contains the following coding sequences:
- the LOC116248282 gene encoding protein FLX-like 3: MAGRGRLPRHVAEGSRGFHPGIRDVPSVGRRLTPHPAILEEELEIQTEEIRRLLLENRRLAEDRAGMYRDIAFTKDELHRLNFLIADIRTEKEFHARELIEKGLKLEADLRATEPLRLEVLQRQAEVKKLTALRQELGVQVQNLSQDLARAQAENQQIPHLRADIDGLRQELAHARMAFEAEKKASIELMEQKQAMEKNLVSMAREIEKIRVDIAGSDHRPWAAGGSYGTKVGSPEMGYAGPYGDGYGLSSVVGDKGHSFGIGSNSYALDKSRLAHR; this comes from the exons ATGGCTGGAAGAGGTCGGCTACCTCGTCATGTTGCAGAAGGCAGCAGGGGTTTCCACCCAGGCATTCGCGATGTCCCATCAGTTGGCCGTCGCCTAACACCCCATCCTGCTATTCTTGAAGAAGAGCTTGAGATTCAGACAGAGGAAATACGTAGGCTGTTGTTAGAGAACCGAAGGTTAGCTGAAGATCGTGCAGGAATGTACCGGGACATTGCTTTCACCAAGGATGAACTGCACCGATTAAATTTTCTGATTGCAGATATCCGCACGGAGAAAGAATTCCATGCTAGAGAGTTGATAGAAAAAGGTTTGAAGTTAGAGGCTGACCTTCGGGCTACTGAGCCTTTGAGGCTAGAAGTTTTACAGCGGCAGGCAGAAGTCAAAAAATTGACTGCTTTAAGACAGGAGCTTGGTGTCCAAGTTCAAAATCTCTCTCAGGACTTGGCAAGGGCACAAGCTGAAAATCAGCAGATTCCGCATTTGAGGGCAGACATAGATGGCTTAAGACAAGAACTTGCTCATGCCAG gatggcatttgaggcAGAAAAAAAGGCCAGCATTGAGCTGATGGAGCAGAAGCAGGCAATGGAAAAAAATCTTGTTTCTATGGCCCGTGAGATTGAGAAAATTCGTGTAGATATTGCTGGATCTGACCATAGGCCTTGGGCTGCTG GTGGAAGTTATGGAACTAAAGTTGGTAGTCCAGAGATGGGTTATGCAGGTCCATATGGAGATGGATATGGACTTTCTTCG GTTGTTGGTGACAAAGGCCACAGTTTTGGGATTGGATCAAATTCATATGCACTTGACAAATCCCGTCTTGCACATCGCTGA